One window of the Pseudarthrobacter sp. ATCC 49987 genome contains the following:
- the rlmB gene encoding 23S rRNA (guanosine(2251)-2'-O)-methyltransferase RlmB produces the protein MANNGRRSVKMKKGPTVGTGGHGRKALEGKGPTPKAEDRPYHKAHKNKQLAERSAAKRPGAPRNAGARSGPKGRATEEVVTGRNSVVEALRAGIPAKALHVAIRIEMDDRVKESLKLAAERGIPLLETGKPELDRMTDDAIHQGLVLQIPPYEYQDAYELAEETLESWKRGHVSNAPLFVALDGITDPRNLGAIIRSVSAFSGHGVIVPERRSVGVTASAWKTSAGAAVRVPVARAANLNNTLKAFKNMGIYVLGLDGDGDVSLPDLALATEPVCIVVGSEGKGLSRLVRENCDQIVSIPIDSAMESLNASMAVGISLYEISRQRAVK, from the coding sequence ATGGCCAACAACGGTCGCCGGTCGGTCAAAATGAAGAAGGGCCCCACTGTCGGAACTGGCGGCCACGGCCGCAAGGCCCTCGAGGGCAAGGGCCCCACTCCCAAGGCGGAGGACCGTCCCTACCACAAGGCCCACAAGAACAAGCAGCTCGCGGAACGCTCCGCGGCCAAGCGCCCGGGAGCCCCGCGCAACGCCGGCGCCCGTTCCGGCCCCAAGGGCCGCGCCACCGAGGAAGTCGTCACCGGACGCAACTCGGTCGTGGAGGCGCTGCGCGCCGGCATCCCGGCCAAGGCCCTGCACGTGGCCATCCGCATCGAGATGGATGACCGCGTCAAGGAGTCCCTCAAGCTGGCTGCCGAGCGCGGCATTCCGCTGCTCGAAACCGGCAAGCCCGAGCTGGACCGGATGACCGACGACGCCATCCACCAGGGCCTCGTGCTGCAGATCCCGCCGTACGAATACCAGGACGCCTACGAGCTTGCCGAGGAAACCCTTGAAAGCTGGAAGCGCGGCCACGTCTCCAACGCGCCCCTCTTCGTCGCCCTCGACGGCATCACCGACCCCCGCAACCTCGGCGCGATCATCCGCTCCGTCTCGGCGTTCAGCGGCCACGGCGTGATCGTCCCGGAGCGCCGCTCCGTCGGCGTCACCGCCTCCGCCTGGAAGACCAGCGCCGGTGCGGCCGTCCGCGTCCCCGTGGCACGCGCGGCCAACCTGAACAACACGCTGAAGGCGTTCAAGAACATGGGCATCTATGTTCTGGGTCTCGACGGCGACGGCGACGTCTCGCTGCCCGACCTTGCCCTGGCCACCGAGCCGGTCTGCATCGTCGTGGGTTCCGAGGGCAAGGGCCTCAGCCGCCTGGTCCGCGAAAACTGCGACCAGATCGTTTCCATCCCGATCGACTCGGCGATGGAGTCGCTCAACGCCTCCATGGCGGTCGGCATCTCCCTGTACGAGATCTCCCGCCAGCGGGCAGTCAAGTAA